In Janthinobacterium agaricidamnosum NBRC 102515 = DSM 9628, the DNA window CAGCACGAAGCGCGGATTGGTGGCCAGTGCGCGGGCGATTTCGACCCGCCGCCGTTCGCCGCCGGACAGCGACAAGGCCTGGTTTTCGCGCAGTTTTTCAATTTGCAGGTCGGCCAGCAAGGTATCCAGGCGCTCTTCGATTTCCGCCTTTTTCAACGCACGGCCATCGACGGTCTGGATTTCCAGCACCGCGCGGATATTGTCTTCCACCGTCAATTTGCGGAATACCGACGCTTCCTGCGGCAGGTACGACAGGCCGAGCTGGGCCCGGCGGTGGATCGGCAGGCTGGAAATATCGACGCCGCTGATGTCGATGGTGCCGGCGTCCGACGGCACCAGGCCGACGATCATATAAAACGACGTGGTCTTGCCGGCGCCGTTCGGGCCCAGCAAACCGACCACTTCGCCGCATTCGACTTGCAGCGATACATCATGCACCACCTGACGCTTGCCATAGCTTTTTTGCAAGCCACGCACGATCAGGGTGCTGCCACAGCTTTTCGCTTCCATTATTTCTTTCCTGTCGCGGCCGGGTTGGTCGGGGCGCCTGGGGTAGCCGGGGCGGCGGGTTTATTCTTCGGCTGGATCACCATGATCACGCGGTCGCCGCCGGCCTTGCTTTCGCCGGTCGGGGTGTTTTCCAGCTTGAACAATTCATTGCGGCTGTCATAAGAAATGAAAGCGCCGCTGGCGGTCTCGGTCGGCTTGACGCCTTCCAGGCGCGTCATCTTGGCCTTGGAAAACAGTTTGACGATCTCGGTCTTGCTGTCGTATTCGACCCGTTCCGCCTCGCCCTCGACCCACAGATCGCCTTCGCCATCGCGCTTCTGGCGGAAAGTCGCCAGCTTGCCCGGATCGGCCCAGAAAGTCACGAATTGATAACCCTGCGGATCTTCGGTCAGCAGCGCCCGGCCGGCCTTCATCGTCAGCGTCCCCTTGACCAGCACCACGTTGCCGGTCAGGGTGCGGGTTTGCTTGACTTCATCCGTCGAACCATGTTCGGCGGTGATGGTCGCCGGTTTTTCGGAATCGGCCTTTTCGGCACGCGCCAGACCGACGACGGCCAGCGACAAAAAGGTGATCAAAACTAATTTTTTCATCATATGCTTTCGGTGATGGTCAGGCTGTCCATCTTGCGCCTGACTCATTAATATCTTCTTATTATCGTTTCAACATCAACGCCTGACGGGCGGATAGTCGATCTTCAATTGGTGCAGGATTTCAACCTGGCTGGCCGCGTTATCGGCCTTCATGCCGACCCCGGTCAAGTGCGACGTCCCCAACACCATGTCGACCGGCAAGGCGGTTTCCATCTTGTCGGTATCTGGAAATACCGTCAGTTGCTGGGTTTTCAAGGTCAGGTTCTTGGCGGTCGGGCTGGCGTCGCGCTGGATCAGCACATTTTCAAACAATTGCACCCTGCTATTGCCCTGGTCGATACGGGCCCGTTCGGCATGGGTGTCGAGCGGCGGCTGCTGGCTGTCGCTCAGCTTGCGCACGAACGGTTTATCGATTTCCGACGCGTCGTCCAGCGGATAATGGGTCAGCCTGGTGCCGGACACGATGTAGCTGGGCTGGCCGGCCGGCGTCATGCGCACCAGGCTGAAATTGGTGACCACATAATCGGGCTCGTTGCTCGGCTTTCCCGCTTGAAAATTAAGGCCATTGCCATTTATTACTTGCAGCAGCCAAAAGCTGCCCAGGGCGAAGAAAAGTCCGCCCAGCAGGATAAAAGTGATGCGCCAGCGATGTGAGCCGTGGGGCTTACGCATAGTGTATGCTTGCCATAAAAAGTTTCATTTATATAATGACTCCTGGCGCCGCGCTAGGCCAGGAATGGCGCCATGACGCTATCGTAATTGCCTTGCGCGCGCAGCAGGAATTCGCAAATCTCGCGCACCGCGCCGTTGCCGCCGCCAGCCTGGGTAATATGATGCACCCGGCTGTGCACGTCGGGCCGCCCGCCCGGCACGCTGACGGCGAAGCCGACCCGGCTCAGGATCGGCACGTCGATCACGTCGTCGCCGATGTAGCCGCAATCCTGCTCGGTCAGGCCGGTCAGCTTCAGCAGATCGTAGAACGGCGTCAGCTTGTCGTGACCGCCCTGGTGCACATGCGTAATGCCCAGGTCGGCCGCGCGGCGCGCCGTCACCGGCGAGCGGCGCGCGCTGATGATGGCCGTCTGCACGCCGGACTCCTGCAACAGCTTGATGCCCAGGCCATCATAGACATTAAAGGTTTTCATCATTTCGCCATCCGGGCCGAAATGCAGGCTGCCGTCGGTCAATACGCCGTCGACATCGAAAATCATCAGTTTGACCTTGGCCGCGCGGGCCAGATTGTCGGCTATGCTGTCCATCAAATCACCTTCGCGCGTGTCAAATCGTGGATATGCAGTGCGCCGACCAGCTTGCCGCCGGCGTCGACCACCAGCATCTGGTTGATGCGGTATTGCTCCATCACCGCCACCGCGTCGACCGCCAGCCGGTCCGGGCCGATGCTGCGCGGGTTGAGGTGCATCACGTCGCGGATCGCCACTTGCGTGAAATCCTGGACTTTTTCGATCATGCGGCGCAAGTCGCCATCGGTGAACACGCCCAGCGGACGGCCTTCGGCGTCGATAATCGCCGTCATGCCCATGCCTTTCTGGGTAATTTCCAGCAAGGCATCGGTCAGCTTGACGTCTTCGGACACGGCCGGCACCGCGTCGCCGCTGCGCATCACGTCGCGTACATGGGTCAGCAAACGGCGGCCCAGCGCGCCGCCCGGATGGGAACGGGCAAAATCTTCTTCCTTGAAGCCGCGCAAATCGAGCAGCGCCACCGCCAGCGCGTCGCCCAGCGCCAGCGTGGCGGTGGTGCTGGCGGTCGGCGCCAGGTTCAGCGGACAAGCTTCCTTGGCCACCGATACATCCAGGTGCACATCGGCCAGCCGCGCCAGGCTCGACTCGGGATTGCCGGTCATCGAGATCAGGCTGCCGCCCATGCGTTTCACGACCGGCAAGATAGCCATCAGCTCGGCGCTTTCGCCGGAATACGAAATCGCGATGAAGGCGTCGTCGGCCGTCACCATGCCCAGGTCGCCATGCGCGGCTTCGGCCGGATGCACGAACATCGCCGGCGTGCCGGTCGACGCGAACGTCGCGGCGATCTTGCGCGCGATGTGGCCGGACTTGCCGATGCCCGACACCACCACCCTGCCTTTGCAATTTAACAACAGCGCCACCGCCTTGCCGACGCTGTCGTCCGTTTCCAGCCGCGCATGCAGCGCGACGATGGCGTCCGCCTCGATTTGCAAGGTGCTGCGCGCCAGCGCCAGCGCACGCTGGGCGACGGTTGTTGCGTCAATTGAATCAAAAGCTTTCAGCATTGTTTTTTCATGGGTTACACTCATGCCCAAAGTATAAACGAATTAGGAAAGCAAAAAACTTGCCAGTCACAACAAACAACGAATTCCATCCACCCTCCTGATCGATACCATGTTTTCATCCCTAGAACTGACCCTTCTGTTACTAGGCAGTGCCGTACTGGGCGTGGTCGCGTTCCGGATGATGCACTTGCCGCCGATGCTGGGCTACCTGGCCGTCGGCATCATTATCGGCCCGCATGCGCTGGGTCTGGCAGCCGAGAATGAAGCCAGCCACACGCTGGCGGAATTCGGCGTGGTGTTCCTGATGTTTTCCATCGGCCTGGAATTTTCCCTGCCCAAGCTGATGGCGATGCGGCGCATCGTGTTCGGCCTCGGCATGGCGCAAGTGGTCGGCACCATCGCCTCGACCATGCTGTTCGGCTGGATGATCGCCGGCCCGCTGTCGAATTATATCCATCTCGGCTGGCAAGCGTCGTTCGCCCTCGGCGGCGCGCTGGCGATGTCATCCACCGCCATCGTGTCAAAAATGCTGACAGAACGGCTGGAACTGGAAAGCGAGCACGGCCGCAAGATCATCGGCATCCTGCTGTTCCAGGACTTGGCCGTGGTGCCGCTGCTGATCCTGATCCCGTCGCTGGCGAAAAATCCCCACGATTTGCTGGAAACCCTGGCCTGGGCCAGCGGCAAGGCGGTGATCGTGCTGCTGTTGCTGCTGTTCATCGGCCAGAAGCTGGTGCGCGGCTGGTTCACCATCGTCGTCAAGCGCCGTTCGCAAGAACTGTTCATGCTGAACCTGCTGCTGATCACGCTCGGCGCGGCCTGGATCACCGAGCGCGCCGGACTGTCGCTGGCGCTCGGCGCCTTTGTCGCCGGCATGCTGATTTCGGAAACCGAATTCAAGCACCAGGTGGAAGAAGACATCAAACCGTTCCGCGACGTATTGCTCGGCCTGTTCTTCATCACGGTCGGCATGTTGCTCAACATCCGCGTGGTGCTCGACAACTGGTGGCTGGTATTGCTGCTGCTATGCGTGCCGGTGGTGCTCAAATTCGCGCTGATCGCCGGCCTGGCGCGGCTGTTCGGCTCGTCGGTCGGGATTTCGCTGCGCACCGGCCTGGCGCTGGCGCAAGCCGGCGAATTCGGCTTCGTGCTGCTGAACCTGGCCGGCGGGGTCGACTTGATGGATTCCTTCGTGGTCCAGGTGGTGCTGGCGGCGATGGTGCTGTCGATGCTGGTGGCGCCGTTCATCATTGCACAGTCGGACCAGCTGGTGCTCAAATTCTCGCGCAACGACTGGATGATGCAATCGCTGGCGCTGACCAGGATCGCCACCCGTACCATGGCGGCACAGAAACACGTGATCATCGCCGGCTTCGGCCGCAGCGGGCAAAGCCTGGCGACCCTGCTGGGCGAGGAAAAAATCGAATACCACGCGCTCGACCTGGACCCGGAACGGGTGCAGGAAGCCCATCTGGCCGGCGCCAATGTGTCGTATGGCGACGCGGCGCGGCGCGAAAGCCTGGTCGCGGCCGGTATTTACCGCGCCAGCGCCCTCGTCATCACCTATACCAGCACGCCGTCGGCGCTGCGCGTACTGCACCTGGTGCATGAACTGGCGCCGACCTTGCCGGTCATCGTGCGCAGCCACGACGACACCGACCTCGACTTGCTGAAAAACGCCGGCGCCGCCGAAGTGGTGCCGGAATTGATGGAAGGCAGCCTGATGCTCGCTTCGCATGCGCTGGTGATGCTGGGCGTGCCGTTGCGGCGCGTGGTGCACCGGGTGCAGGCGGCGCGCGAGGAACGCTATGCGTCGCTGCGCGGTTATTTCCACGGCGTCAGCGACGCCGGCGACGACGCCGACCTGATGCGCCTGCATTCGGTCACCCTGGCCGACACGGCAAAATGCATAGGCTTGCCGCTCAGCGCCATCGACGTGGCCGGCTGCGGCGCTGAAGTGACGACGATACGGCGCGGCCGCGGCCGTCTCAACGTGACGCCGGACACCATCTTCGAAACCGGCGACGTGGTGGTCTTGCGCGGCGCGGCGGATGCGGTGACGCGGGCCGAAAACCGGTTATTGAAAGCGTGAACCCGGAGCTGGGACGGCGGGCGTAAACCCTGAGCCCCGCCGCGCTATCGGAAACTGACGACCTGGTTGCGGCCCTGGTCCTTGGCTTGATACAAGGCATTATCGGCTTGCGCCACCAGTTGCCGCGCCGCCTCCTCGATCGGGCTGTCGTCCAGCGCGCCATCCAGGCTGGCGACGCCGATCGACGTGCTGACATCGATCTTCACGCCGCTCAATAAATCGAAGGGCACATCGGCGATGCTGGCGCGGATGCGCTCGGCGACATACACCGCACTGTCGAGGTCGGCATCGATCAGCAGCACGACGAATTCCTCGCCGCCAAAGCGGCCCAGCGCGTCGGAGCGGCGCAACTCATGGCGTATCCGCGCCGCCACTTCGCGCAGCACTTCATCGCCGCCCTGGTGGCCGGCGCTGTCGTTGACGCGCTTGAAATGGTCGATATCGATGTACATGCATGAGATGCAATAACTCTGGCGCCGCGCGCGGGCGATTTCTTCCAGCAGGCGGCGGTCGATATAGCGCCGGTTGTAGACGCCGGTCAGCGAATCGGTCAAGCCTATGTATTTCAGCATTTCATTACTGATCACGTTTTCCAGGCAAATCGCGATGATCGACGCCATGTGCTTGATGAAATCGGTGCCCAGGCTGGGCGTGAAGCGCGACACATCGGCGCTGGCCAGGTTCAGGCTGCCGATCAGGCGCTTGTTGCGCAGCAAGGGCACCAGCGCCACGCT includes these proteins:
- the lptB gene encoding LPS export ABC transporter ATP-binding protein, with product MEAKSCGSTLIVRGLQKSYGKRQVVHDVSLQVECGEVVGLLGPNGAGKTTSFYMIVGLVPSDAGTIDISGVDISSLPIHRRAQLGLSYLPQEASVFRKLTVEDNIRAVLEIQTVDGRALKKAEIEERLDTLLADLQIEKLRENQALSLSGGERRRVEIARALATNPRFVLLDEPFAGVDPIAVIEIQRIVRFLKERSIGVLITDHNVRETLGICDRAYIINQGSVLASGRPDDIIADESVRRVYLGEHFRM
- the lptA gene encoding lipopolysaccharide transport periplasmic protein LptA; the encoded protein is MMKKLVLITFLSLAVVGLARAEKADSEKPATITAEHGSTDEVKQTRTLTGNVVLVKGTLTMKAGRALLTEDPQGYQFVTFWADPGKLATFRQKRDGEGDLWVEGEAERVEYDSKTEIVKLFSKAKMTRLEGVKPTETASGAFISYDSRNELFKLENTPTGESKAGGDRVIMVIQPKNKPAAPATPGAPTNPAATGKK
- the lptC gene encoding LPS export ABC transporter periplasmic protein LptC is translated as MLQVINGNGLNFQAGKPSNEPDYVVTNFSLVRMTPAGQPSYIVSGTRLTHYPLDDASEIDKPFVRKLSDSQQPPLDTHAERARIDQGNSRVQLFENVLIQRDASPTAKNLTLKTQQLTVFPDTDKMETALPVDMVLGTSHLTGVGMKADNAASQVEILHQLKIDYPPVRR
- a CDS encoding KdsC family phosphatase; this translates as MDSIADNLARAAKVKLMIFDVDGVLTDGSLHFGPDGEMMKTFNVYDGLGIKLLQESGVQTAIISARRSPVTARRAADLGITHVHQGGHDKLTPFYDLLKLTGLTEQDCGYIGDDVIDVPILSRVGFAVSVPGGRPDVHSRVHHITQAGGGNGAVREICEFLLRAQGNYDSVMAPFLA
- a CDS encoding KpsF/GutQ family sugar-phosphate isomerase, translating into MLKAFDSIDATTVAQRALALARSTLQIEADAIVALHARLETDDSVGKAVALLLNCKGRVVVSGIGKSGHIARKIAATFASTGTPAMFVHPAEAAHGDLGMVTADDAFIAISYSGESAELMAILPVVKRMGGSLISMTGNPESSLARLADVHLDVSVAKEACPLNLAPTASTTATLALGDALAVALLDLRGFKEEDFARSHPGGALGRRLLTHVRDVMRSGDAVPAVSEDVKLTDALLEITQKGMGMTAIIDAEGRPLGVFTDGDLRRMIEKVQDFTQVAIRDVMHLNPRSIGPDRLAVDAVAVMEQYRINQMLVVDAGGKLVGALHIHDLTRAKVI
- a CDS encoding monovalent cation:proton antiporter family protein, giving the protein MFSSLELTLLLLGSAVLGVVAFRMMHLPPMLGYLAVGIIIGPHALGLAAENEASHTLAEFGVVFLMFSIGLEFSLPKLMAMRRIVFGLGMAQVVGTIASTMLFGWMIAGPLSNYIHLGWQASFALGGALAMSSTAIVSKMLTERLELESEHGRKIIGILLFQDLAVVPLLILIPSLAKNPHDLLETLAWASGKAVIVLLLLLFIGQKLVRGWFTIVVKRRSQELFMLNLLLITLGAAWITERAGLSLALGAFVAGMLISETEFKHQVEEDIKPFRDVLLGLFFITVGMLLNIRVVLDNWWLVLLLLCVPVVLKFALIAGLARLFGSSVGISLRTGLALAQAGEFGFVLLNLAGGVDLMDSFVVQVVLAAMVLSMLVAPFIIAQSDQLVLKFSRNDWMMQSLALTRIATRTMAAQKHVIIAGFGRSGQSLATLLGEEKIEYHALDLDPERVQEAHLAGANVSYGDAARRESLVAAGIYRASALVITYTSTPSALRVLHLVHELAPTLPVIVRSHDDTDLDLLKNAGAAEVVPELMEGSLMLASHALVMLGVPLRRVVHRVQAAREERYASLRGYFHGVSDAGDDADLMRLHSVTLADTAKCIGLPLSAIDVAGCGAEVTTIRRGRGRLNVTPDTIFETGDVVVLRGAADAVTRAENRLLKA